The segment CGAAGCCACGACCTCTTCGAGCGCTGCCATCTCGTCCGGTATCGCTCGACGTTTTATTGGCTGCATCGAAACGATGAAGTATAGCTTTACTGCGGGCCCGGGATCGACGTAGACAGCATAGCTCGGGTCTTCGCCTGGGATGAGATACAACTTGGCGAACGTCTTGTATTCAGGATTCGAAGCCGCGAAGTCTTCAAACGAGATATTCGGGTACTTCGTCTTCCATTTTCCCATGTCTGCGGTCAGGTCGCCGGCAACATCGGGCCCGTCATAATCCATAACCTGAACCCAGATGATCGTCGTCGCGTTCCTCGCGGTTTCGCCAGACTTGTAGAACGATGCGTTTCCGACACCGACGTCGGATGGTGCGTGCCCTACCCATCCATCCGGCTCACGCACCCAGAACGCAAACCCCTCCCCGTAGACCATCATGTTCTTAAGGTCGGGTGGGGGCGACGATGCGCTTTGAGCCGCAGGAGTTGGAGCGATCACGAAAGCGGCGAGACACGCGATCAAGAATTGCATTATTTTGAGCCGATCCGGAGAGGGTGGGATTCGAACCCACGAACGGGTATAAGCCGTTACTCGCTTTCGAGGCGAGCGCGATCAACCAACTCTGCCACCTCTCCACACCGCGTCGTGCATCTCACGACAATTCTTCCGCTCGTCGCTCTTTGAAGAACGCACGCAGCATCTGCGCGGCTTCTTCTTCGAGCACTCCTCCTTCTACCGTCACCCGATGGTTCAACTTTTCGTGGCTTGCGAGGTTCACGACCGATCCCGCGCCGCCGCCCTTCGGATCAGGACATCCATACACGATCCGGTCGATCCTCGCTGCCACGCACGCCGCCGCGCACATGACACACGGCTCCTTCGTCACGTACAGCGTCGAGCCGCTCAGGCGCCAGCCGCCCGATCGCGCAGCCGCCTGGCGGATCGCGACGATTTCCGCGTGCGCCGTCGGATCGTGCGCGGCTTCCTTTTGATTGAAGCCGACAGCGGCGATCTCGCCGTCGCGCACGAGCAACGCGCCAACCGGCACGTCCCCACGCGACTTTGCGACCGCAGCGAGTTCGAGCGCCCGGCGCATGTAGGATTCGTCATCCATGGCGCGCCCGAGTGGGCTCGAACCACCAACCTTCGGCTTCGGAGGCCGACACTCTATCCAATTGAGCTACGGGCGCAGGCACGGAAATCTGCGATTCGCTCAGGCCCCGGTCGTCACCTCGGCGTGCCTAGCGCGCAACCGCTCATAGTACCGCAACATCGCGACGAAGAAGGCGACAATCCCATACCATCTCGCGGGTAATGCAATTGTGGCCGCAAGGCGGATGTGTGACTGATCGGTAGCCTCTGTCCAAGGGCTGCCGAAAATACGGAACGTCAAGATAGCGATACCGAACGCGATCAAATCGGGCAATGCCGTCGCGACCACTGTGACGAGAACGACCGCTAGGTTTCTCCAGTACAAACCCCGCGTGAGCACGAGCGCTCGACGGAAGGCCGCGCGCACGCCCAGCCCTTCGACGAAGCCCGCAAATTGAGCGAGGAGCAAACGGCTCAACAACGCCGTTGTCGCGAGTACGGCCACAAACGCTAGCACTGCACCAAAGACGGTTGCCGGCAAGGACGTGAAATCGGCCTGTCCTGCCGCACCGTGCGAAAGGGCCGCAAGAATAACACCGCCCGCAAAGACCACAAAAAACATGATCAACGAAGCGAAGAACATTACAGACCACGCGAGATACGACCAAAGGAACCGGATGACACTCCCAGCGGCGGCGGGCGCTCGATTACCTATCGCCCTCCCGGCCACCACGACAGCTGGTGCCGCGGATAGGAGCGCGACGCCGAGTGATGCGAGGTGATACCTCGTGGAGTCGTCGAGTAGCCTCACCGAAGCAACTACTAGGCACGCGATAATGCCGATTTTCCAGTTCTCGATCGTTGCGGTAACCGCGCGGTCGAACGCGTCTGCGAGAAACGGCCCCAACGCACCATCGACCTGCGAAGAAATGGTGCCTCGGGCAAGATTTGAACTTGCGGCCAAGGGCTTATGAGTCCCCTGCTCTACCACTGAGCTACCGAGGCATGACGACGAGAGGAACGGAGGCGCCGGAAGCGCTCGTTTCGCGCCCCGCCTCGAAAATCCTTACCATAAACATGACCGGCGGACCATGAGGTCAGCCGGTCGAGTTGCATTTACGGGTGCGACAAACGACTATATCTTGTCGCGGACTTCCCTCTTCGCTTTGTCGACGTCGGCCTTCGTCCGCTCGACATCCTCATGCACGACCGACTTCACTTTCTCGCCTGTCGTCATGTCGTCGCCGGCGATGTCGCGTTTCGCCTTTTCGATCTCTGCCTCCGAGCGGTGCTTGATCTCGCTCGCGGCGTCTTTCGCGTCGTCGACAGTTTTTTTGACGTCATCTCCCATGCAAGTCCCCTCCTATCGGTCGGTGGTGATGGCCGATAGTATACCCGCGTTGCGCTGAAACAACGCGTCTAGGCCGTCCTTAGTGGAACGTCAGCTTCACCAAAAGCGACGTCTGCGGTAGCGCGTAGGTGCCGAGGATCCCCGGCGTCGTTTGCGACTGCGTCAACTCCACCTGAAGCGCACGCCGCACCTGATACGCTATGCCGAGCGCCTGCGCCGGCGGCACGGAGAACGTGGTCCGATACAGCGTGTAGGCGCGTGGCGACACCTGCTTGCGCACCTCAAGCGTCGGCCGGCCGAACGGGTCGAGCCCGAAGTCGACCTCTTCGAGGTTGAACACTTGCTCGAGTCCGATGTTGAGCGCGCTGAGGATCTGCCCCGCGATCGCCCCCGATACGAGATTACCCGGGGAAACGCCGAGCGCGTACTGCTCTTCACCGTGCGACGATGCGAGCGCCGAGTTGATCTGCGGCACGTGGAGCAATGTCGCGACTATCGCGCCGCGATCCATCGGCGGGTCTGACGTCATGTCGGTATGGAGATTGTCGACGCGGCCGTACGTCGAGATCGTGATGTCGGCATCTTCCGTGTGCGTGATCGCATCCGCTGAGACATCGGGCAGCAGCCCACGCCGCTTGTTGAACATAACGCGCCCGTCCACGAGCTCGAAGTTCGTGTTGAGAAAACCCGCTTGACCGCGCACGGCGGTGAGAACGCCGTCGAGCGTCGGCGCCGACGTCGTGCCGCCGACATCGACCTCGCCCTTGCCGGTGACGTTCAAAATGCCGCTGACGCCGACGTCTTGACCGGCGATGACGCGGACGTTCAAACCGACGCTCGACGGCACAACCGCGATAGCCGACGGAGTCGCCGGCGGCGGAGTCGGCCGTTCGACGTGATCGAGATCGTCGCCGAAGACCGATCCGCCGTACACGACGATGTGGTGCGGCCGCACAGGCGGCAGTCCGGGCACCTCCGCCGAATTCCCTGAAGCAGCCGTGTGATTCGACGCGAGCGCCACGATCGTCGTGAACGGAATCGTCGTGTGCGAGAACTGCATGCCGCCATACAGGTACGGCACCGGGCCAGACTTCGTGATGCCGAGCTGCGCATCGACGGTCCCCGTCAGCACGTCAGGCACATCTACCTGCGCGCCATGCAACTGCGTGCCGAAAGCGTATTGGAGCGAAGCGTAGCGCCGGATCGCGGTCGCCGGCACGATGTGCGCGCTTCCGCGCGCGTCGACCGTGCCCGATCCGACGGCGGCGTGAAGCGCTTTGAGAACGATGCTGTCATTCGAGAAGTCTACGTCCGCGCCGAGCCCTGTGAGCGGTACGCGGTCGAACTTGGAAGACACGCTGACGTTGCGAAGCTGGAGCGATCCCGCAACCGTCGGTTTGCCTGCGGTGCCTCGGACCCTCAAATCTCCGTCGGCACGTCCGCCTGCCGCGACCGAGCCCGCGAACAGCGAGTCGAGGGCGCCGATGCCGATACGGTCGAGTCGCGCATCGAAAGCGATCGTCTTGTCGTTCGGCCCGATCCGGAACGGCTTCGTTTGGATAGGCACCGAGCCGCCGAATGACACGGTCCCGCGACCCTTCGACAACTGTACCGATCCGCTGGTCGTCAACATGCCGCGCTCGAACATAGCGACCGCCCCGACCGAGTCGAATCGAACGTGGCGCACTTGTCCCCGCGAGGCGCTCATGCGAACACGAAGGTCCGGTTGATAGAGCCCGCCGTTCGCGTCGATCGACGCGGTCGCGGATCCGCTCACGGGCATCGGGTGCGGCGCGAATGCCGCTAGTTTGCTCAAGTCCGTCACCGCCACATCGGCATGCGCTCGTATCGCCCGATGCTGGTCGACCGATCCGTTGACGGTCGCGCTCGCGCCGTCGATTGCGACGCGCAGGTCGTGCACCGCCACCGCTCGATGGGCGACTGCAACACCGCCCGATGCTTCTTGGATCGCGACGCCGCGTACGGACGCGTCCGACACGCCGAACGTCAGCCCGCCGCGGACGTCGCCCGACGAAGCCGAACCGGAGAACGCGCCGTGCGCGATGCCGCGCAATCGGTCGTCCTCGAGGCCGACGAAGGGTGCGAGCGCTCCGATATCGAGTCGTTGCACATCGCCCCGCACCGCGACGACAGGTAACCGGCCCGATTGCGGCGGCAGCAGCACCGCAAGCTTGCTCGTGGAAACGGCGCTGTTCTGGGTCATCGCGATAGCGAGATCTCCGCCGGCGCGACTGACGCGGCCTTCGACGACGCCGAGTGGCACGCCGGACACGCGCGCGTCGGCGAGCGAGAACGAGCCAGACGCGTCATTGTCGCCGATAACGTTCGAGATCGCGACGTCGAGCGCACCATGGCCCTCGAGCACATCCTTTCCGTTGAAGAAATCGTTGAAGTCGTTCAGGTCGACGTGTGCGCTCGACGCGTGCAGCGCCGTTCCGGAGCCGCTAAAGCTTCCCGACAGCGCGATCCGTGACGAACCGAAGGTCACGGCTCCGTCATTCACAGCCACAGAGCCTCGGGTCGCATCTATGCCCGCATGCAAGTCCGTGAAGCCGACGCCGCGTACCGCTCCCGCACCGACGTCGAAATCGCCGATGACGGTCGGATCGCTGAGCGCGCCGCTCGCCCGGAATCGCCCGGTGCCGATGCCGCCGAGCGACGACGACGGCGCGAATGCACCGGTCAAGACCCCAAGATCCGCAGCGGGCAGGGACGCTTCCATCGAGACCTGCGGTGCGCGGGAGTTCAACCCGTTGATGCGGCCGTTCATCTCCGCGACGCTTCCGGCACCGACCACCCGCGCCGCGCGTACGTCGAGCGAGCCGCTGCTATACGTCAAACCGGTATCGGCGTCGAGCGGCATGCCGGCGTAGTCGCTGTTCGCAACCGCCGCGTCACCTGACGCGACCGGAGCATTCGCGGTTCCGCCGACGACCCCGATCGCGACGACCGCGCCGGAAGCGATCGGCAGCGCGATCGCGTGCTGGTGCGCAAGATCGATGCCGCGGACGGCGACGGTAAGCGACCCGCGCTCACGACCCGGCACCGTGCCCTGCACGTCCACGTGTCCGTCCGCGACATCGGCGCCGGCCCCATAGACGACGAACCGATCGCCTTCACCGCCGAACAGGGCGCGGACGCTTTCGGCCGGCACGCCCATCACCTCGACGGAACGATCCGGTGACGTCGCCGTCACGTCGGCTATCCACGTCGAGCCGTGAGCGATCGCACTGAACGCTCCGTCGACGCTGCCGTGCGCGGCGTTGTTCCCGCCGATGCGACCGAGATCGCCATGAGCACGACCCTGAAGGGCGGCCGCGACGCCTATGCCGTTCGCCTTCTCAGGTGCCAAGCGTACGACGCCCGCCGATGCGGCATGGATCCCCGGACCGTCGATCGCGAGGCGATCGATCCGCAGCGCGCCGCTCTGCCCGTACGCATCAACGGCGACGCGTCCGAGCGAGGTGCCCGCGATTTTAAGTGAGTCGGCCGACATCCGAACGGCGGCGCCGGGCATAGACTCGGCGCCTCGCATAACCGCGTATCCGTTCACGGTCGCGGCCGCGTTCGGCAAACCGATCGGATGCGTCGTGAAGCCTACGGGTGCGACCGCATGGCCGTTCAGCCGGGCGTGGTAGCGCGTT is part of the Candidatus Eremiobacteraceae bacterium genome and harbors:
- the tadA gene encoding tRNA adenosine(34) deaminase TadA, producing the protein MDDESYMRRALELAAVAKSRGDVPVGALLVRDGEIAAVGFNQKEAAHDPTAHAEIVAIRQAAARSGGWRLSGSTLYVTKEPCVMCAAACVAARIDRIVYGCPDPKGGGAGSVVNLASHEKLNHRVTVEGGVLEEEAAQMLRAFFKERRAEELS
- a CDS encoding translocation/assembly module TamB domain-containing protein; its protein translation is MEHFPKGRESEHAARRRVLAFVAGVAIAIVGVCAALALAFALPSTRALVVRAIASTYLSLKGFHLEHADVTMNDGVFDARDIVVTDGSRPFFDTAELRITYGEYGRALGISSIRVVQPRVFIHRAADGSYDVARLAGGGGTSNSTSRGSPFRAKVDLVAGSVYVVSDAAPTARVVELRDVAFAANVDQGGRSSGKASLSFGGSTSPSGVTAVFEQNDIARIARAHLVVHGAPLGPLVDVPVSSSAFVVERGVADMKLDAYAVGWDPSTGPQWRFISAGSVHDGALRTLPLAKPITGVAGRFSVFDGTLEFEGLRGSTGGVPLAAAGSVELFPDLLLGLRARADGPLEGVRQLLPFSSKLPLAGKVAIGVAIDGPPANPHANIELKGLRRVRYGGVPIDGLGLSAYYHDGHVALQSMTARYDGSTIGGDGDIDLTAAPVTGQFVVVARAPSREIPFVADIDTRGTTSALVAFDGPLLRLSGSGFAATTGGEQRMRAQVAAGPDGLAFSSRLEDRAGGELVALGELGHDVASPAAIDIYATRYHARLNGHAVAPVGFTTHPIGLPNAAATVNGYAVMRGAESMPGAAVRMSADSLKIAGTSLGRVAVDAYGQSGALRIDRLAIDGPGIHAASAGVVRLAPEKANGIGVAAALQGRAHGDLGRIGGNNAAHGSVDGAFSAIAHGSTWIADVTATSPDRSVEVMGVPAESVRALFGGEGDRFVVYGAGADVADGHVDVQGTVPGRERGSLTVAVRGIDLAHQHAIALPIASGAVVAIGVVGGTANAPVASGDAAVANSDYAGMPLDADTGLTYSSGSLDVRAARVVGAGSVAEMNGRINGLNSRAPQVSMEASLPAADLGVLTGAFAPSSSLGGIGTGRFRASGALSDPTVIGDFDVGAGAVRGVGFTDLHAGIDATRGSVAVNDGAVTFGSSRIALSGSFSGSGTALHASSAHVDLNDFNDFFNGKDVLEGHGALDVAISNVIGDNDASGSFSLADARVSGVPLGVVEGRVSRAGGDLAIAMTQNSAVSTSKLAVLLPPQSGRLPVVAVRGDVQRLDIGALAPFVGLEDDRLRGIAHGAFSGSASSGDVRGGLTFGVSDASVRGVAIQEASGGVAVAHRAVAVHDLRVAIDGASATVNGSVDQHRAIRAHADVAVTDLSKLAAFAPHPMPVSGSATASIDANGGLYQPDLRVRMSASRGQVRHVRFDSVGAVAMFERGMLTTSGSVQLSKGRGTVSFGGSVPIQTKPFRIGPNDKTIAFDARLDRIGIGALDSLFAGSVAAGGRADGDLRVRGTAGKPTVAGSLQLRNVSVSSKFDRVPLTGLGADVDFSNDSIVLKALHAAVGSGTVDARGSAHIVPATAIRRYASLQYAFGTQLHGAQVDVPDVLTGTVDAQLGITKSGPVPYLYGGMQFSHTTIPFTTIVALASNHTAASGNSAEVPGLPPVRPHHIVVYGGSVFGDDLDHVERPTPPPATPSAIAVVPSSVGLNVRVIAGQDVGVSGILNVTGKGEVDVGGTTSAPTLDGVLTAVRGQAGFLNTNFELVDGRVMFNKRRGLLPDVSADAITHTEDADITISTYGRVDNLHTDMTSDPPMDRGAIVATLLHVPQINSALASSHGEEQYALGVSPGNLVSGAIAGQILSALNIGLEQVFNLEEVDFGLDPFGRPTLEVRKQVSPRAYTLYRTTFSVPPAQALGIAYQVRRALQVELTQSQTTPGILGTYALPQTSLLVKLTFH